One Stratiformator vulcanicus genomic window, GAGGTTCGTGGCCTGCTGCGCCACCGGGCCGAGTCGGCCGAGCAGAATCAAGAAGAGGGTGAAGCCCGCAGTGTCGGCCAGATAGTTGACACCCGTCGGAAATCCGTAGCGCAGCAAGCGGCGAAACAATTCCGGATCGAACTTCCAACAATTCCAGAATTGGTAGTCCATCCGCTCGGTCCGACGCAGCAATAGCGCGAGGTAGAGACCGACCGCAATGAGATACGAAATAATCGTCGCCACAGCCGCACCGCGGATGCCCAGTTCTGGAAACGGACCAAGCCCGAAGATCAGAACAGCGTCGAATGCAAGATTGGCGATCGAGAGGATCACGTTGACCAGCAACACAATTCGCGTCGCCCCAATCCCGCTGTAATAGCCCGACAGCGCCGTCGCGAGCGTCATCGGCACGGCACCGAAGCACAGCACCGAGAAGTATGCATTCTCAAGCCGCTGAACTTCCGGGGCGTGATCGGCCCACGCGAATACATAAGGTGCGAGCGGAACCGCAATCAGCAGGGGGAGTCCAGCCAACAATGCCAGATAGACACCCTGCCAAGTCGCCTCGCTCGCCCGTCGACGATCACCCGCGCCGTCGTACTGGGCGACAAATGTGTTGACCGTTGTCGCCGTCCCGATGAACAGCGACATCATCGTCCAGTGCAGCATCCCCGCCGGAGTCGAAGCCGCCAATGCGTCCGGCGAATGCCACGTGAGCATGATCCGGTCGATCACGTGAGCCAGCGAGAGCGATCCCGAACTGAGCACCAGCGGGACCGCTACGCGAAATAATTCGCGGAGCGTGCCAGCCTCGGCGGCGCGAAAGGCAGAGGACTCGGAAGACATGGACGACTCTGGAGCGCACCGGCAGAGCGAACGGACGGAGTGCCAGACACTCTAAGTACCAGCGAGGTTCAGACACACCGTCCCGGAAAAACGCGTCCCCACAAGCCGCACTTCGCGTCGTCCCCTCTACAAGCCGCACTTCCTGAGAAGTGCGGATCGAACACGAGGCGACACGGGAAAGTGTTCTCGCAATTTCTCCCCGCGCTCAGCCCGCGGCTCTCAGGAGCCTCGGCTTGTGGGCGGGAGAGATCGACGACTGCCACAAATCAACGATCGCTTGTGAATCCCCCGCGCGACTCCGTACTCTGAGAAACTCATCGACTGACCTGCCGACCCGAACCGGAGAACATTCCGATGCTGAGCCGCTGGCTGATCACCGCCGCCATTTGCCTATCCACCGCCCTGCCCGCGTCCGCAGAACTGAAGTTGCCGTCGATCTTCAGCGACAACATGGTCGTTCAAGGCGACGCTCCCATCCACGTGTGGGGCGAAGCCGAAGCAGGTGCCAATGTTTCCGTCGACCTCACGCTGAACTGGAAGTCTTCGAATACCGCTTCCAGCAGCACTCGGTCTCACTCCACAGTGGCGGGCGATGACGGCCACTGGAAGGTTGAGCTCAATCCGATCGAATTTGCGCCAGAGGACGCCACGGCGTCCGGCTCATTGACGGTCAAGTCGGGAAACGACTCCGCGACCTTCAACAATGTTTTGTTGGGCGACGTTTGGATTTGCTCCGGCCAGTCGAACATGGGTTGGCAGGTCCGAAATTCGAATAACGCCAAGGAAGAGATCGCGAACGCCGCCAATCCAAACATCCGGCTCTTCACGGTTAAGAAAGTGACATCGCTCGAGCCGGTCGACGATGTCGAGGGCACCTGGGTCGAGTGTTCGCCCCAGACCGTGCCGACCTTCTCAGCAGTCGGCTACTTCTTCGGTCGCGAAATGCAGCAGCATCTGGATCGACCGATCGGGCTGATCAACACGTCATGGGGCGGCACACCGAGCGAAGCCTGGACGAGCAAGGAAATGATTGAGCAGGTCGAAGAATTCGATCCGCTCGTCGCGCGCTGGAACGAAATCGCCCGAAGAGCCGAAGCGGGCAATCCCCAGTTGTTCCGGGGCAAACCGCTCGACGGCAACAACCCGCACCGCCCGGCCAATATCTACAACGCCATGATTCACCCGCTGATCCCGTTCACGATCAAGGGCGCCATTTGGTATCAGGGCGAGTCCAACGCCACGCGGGCTCACCAATATCGCACGATTTTCCCCGCGATGATTACAGATTGGCGGAAGAACTGGGGTCAGGGTGATTTCCCGTTCATCCTTGTGCAGTTGGCGAATTGGAAGCAGCGAAGTGAGAACCCATACGAAAGTCCGTGGGCGGAACTTCGCGAAGCGCAGTCGGACACCCTCGAGAAACTGCCGAACACCGGCATGGCGGTCACGATCGATATCGGCGAAGCCGACGACATTCACCCGCGGAACAAGCAGGATGTCGGCAAACGACTCGCACTCGCCGCTCGCAAAGTCGCCTACGGCGAAGACATCGTTCACAGCGGCCCGACGTTTAAAAGCTTCAAGGCTGAGGGGTCGCAGGCAAAGGTTCAATTCGAGAACACCGGCTCCGGCTTGATGACCCAGGGAGACGAGTTGCTTCAATTCGAGGTCGCTGAAGGCGACGGACGATTCGTCTTCGCCGACGCGGAAATCGTCGATTCGGAAACGGTCGTCGTCACTGCACCAAAGGACTCGAACATCGAGTCGATCGACGCGATCCGGTATGCCTGGGCAGAGAATCCTCAGGCGACGCTATATAACCGTGAAGGACTCCCGGCCGTGCCCTTCCGGACCGACGATCGCAAAGGGGCCACGTTCGGAAAAGAGTGATCTGCTCCCACAAGCCGCGCACGAAGTAAGCGGATCGATCAAGCCCGACGGTCTGAACGCGCGATCCGCTTACTTCGTGCGCGGCTTGTTCTGTCTTACCCCTTGGAGACTGTCTCAATGCAGAGATTTCGACTATTCGCATTCGGCATGGCTTGCCTCGCCGCATTGCCCGCTTCCGCCGAACTCAAGCTTCCGGCGATCTTCAGCGACAACATGGTGTTGCAGCGTGATGCCAACATCAACGTCTGGGGCACGGCTGAACCGGGCAGCGAAGTCACCGTTTCGGTGATTCCGCCGTCAAAGCCACTTCCGTTTGAAGGGAATGAACGGGGAGCGGGCGATCAATGGGTCGCCAGTGGTAAAGTCACCGCCGATTCCGAAGGCCGATTCTCAGTCGAGATGCTGCCGAAAGAAGATATCCCGGCCACGTCCTGGGTGTTGGACGTTCGTGACTCTGCTGGCAACCACGTCAAATTCGAGAACGTCTTGTTCGGCGACGTGTGGGTCTGCTCCGGTCAATCGAATATGCAATGGTCGGTCGGCCAGGCGAAAGACGCGAAGCAGGAAATCTCAGACGCCAAATACCCCAAACTCCGATTGTTCCATGTCAAACGCACGACCTCGGGCGAGCCGCTCGACGATGTGACCGGAACATGGGAAGAATGTTCTCCCGAGTCGGTCCGCGGTTTCTCCGCGGTCGGCTACTACTTCGGTCGCCAGTTGCATCAGGACCTCGACCGACCGATCGGACTCATTCACACGTCATGGGGCGGCACTCCCAGCGAGGCGTGGACCAGCCCTAAAACTGTCGCGTCCGAACCGGAGTTCAATTCGGTTGTCAAATACT contains:
- a CDS encoding sialate O-acetylesterase, with the protein product MLSRWLITAAICLSTALPASAELKLPSIFSDNMVVQGDAPIHVWGEAEAGANVSVDLTLNWKSSNTASSSTRSHSTVAGDDGHWKVELNPIEFAPEDATASGSLTVKSGNDSATFNNVLLGDVWICSGQSNMGWQVRNSNNAKEEIANAANPNIRLFTVKKVTSLEPVDDVEGTWVECSPQTVPTFSAVGYFFGREMQQHLDRPIGLINTSWGGTPSEAWTSKEMIEQVEEFDPLVARWNEIARRAEAGNPQLFRGKPLDGNNPHRPANIYNAMIHPLIPFTIKGAIWYQGESNATRAHQYRTIFPAMITDWRKNWGQGDFPFILVQLANWKQRSENPYESPWAELREAQSDTLEKLPNTGMAVTIDIGEADDIHPRNKQDVGKRLALAARKVAYGEDIVHSGPTFKSFKAEGSQAKVQFENTGSGLMTQGDELLQFEVAEGDGRFVFADAEIVDSETVVVTAPKDSNIESIDAIRYAWAENPQATLYNREGLPAVPFRTDDRKGATFGKE
- a CDS encoding MATE family efflux transporter — protein: MSSESSAFRAAEAGTLRELFRVAVPLVLSSGSLSLAHVIDRIMLTWHSPDALAASTPAGMLHWTMMSLFIGTATTVNTFVAQYDGAGDRRRASEATWQGVYLALLAGLPLLIAVPLAPYVFAWADHAPEVQRLENAYFSVLCFGAVPMTLATALSGYYSGIGATRIVLLVNVILSIANLAFDAVLIFGLGPFPELGIRGAAVATIISYLIAVGLYLALLLRRTERMDYQFWNCWKFDPELFRRLLRYGFPTGVNYLADTAGFTLFLILLGRLGPVAQQATNLSFNVNGLVFVPLMGVSTAVSTIVGRRIGEGRPGLAVRSTWLAFGCAMVWNVVFMAIILLVPDVVISLYAAGSTPEEFAPVRETAIVLLRYVAVFLTFDAMSVVFSGAIRGAGDTRFAMAWSLVTCWSLMVLPVLAADWYGNLSLHFCWSAVIAYISICGVGMLWRFLGGRWQTMRVTEDREVVLTVWDEREDPSETNDRGAYPDAIPTSSNAS